From the Ascaphus truei isolate aAscTru1 chromosome 15, aAscTru1.hap1, whole genome shotgun sequence genome, one window contains:
- the LOC142466741 gene encoding uncharacterized protein LOC142466741, with translation MEKMRTEQSCNIPMNMTENASFNQSRQSINNVTASHSKRDILAAATGKDLGKSGKSLTWLSDQNTQKRTPTGERLHVCGECGKGFSRLSHLIIHKRTHTGERPHVCGECGKGFSDLSSLNTHKRTHTGERPYVCGECGKGFSVSSNLNTHRRTHTGERPHVCGECGKGFSVSSSLDSHKRTHTGEKPHVCWECGKGFSQLSHLNTHKRTHTGERPHVCEECGKGFSDSSSLNTHKRTHTGERPHVCGECGKGFSHLLNLNIHKRTHTGERPHVCGECGKGFSVSSSLDKHKRTHTGERPHVCGECGKGFSQLSHLNTHTRTHTGEKPHVCGECGKGFSDLSSLISHKRTHTGERLHVCGECGKGFSRLTSLNTHKRIHTGERPHVCGECQKGFSQLSSLDTHKRTHTREKPHVCGECGKGFSVSSSLDTHKRTHTGERPHVCGECGKGFSVSSSLDTHKRTHTGERPHVCGECGKGFSDLSSLRRHKRIHTGERPHVCGECGKRFNQLSSLDIHKRTHTGERPHVCGECGKGFSVSSSLDIHKRTHTGERPHVCGECGKGFRHLSSLNTHKRTHTGERPYGCGECGKRFSELSSLRKHKWTHTGERPKVV, from the coding sequence atggaaaagatgaggacagaacaatcttgcaacattccaatgaatatgacagaaaatgcatctttcaaccagtcaaggcaatcaataaacaatgtaactgcttctcattccaaaagAGATATATTAGCAGCTGCCACCGGAAAAGATCTTGGAAaaagtgggaagagtctgacttggttatcGGACCAGAACACACAGAAGAGAACACCgactggggagagactgcatgtatgtggggaatgtgggaagggatttagtcggttatcccacctgatcatacacaaaaggacacacacaggggagagaccgcatgtatgtggggaatgtgggaagggatttagtgacttatccagtcttaacacacacaagagaacacacacaggggagagaccgtatgtatgtggggaatgtgggaagggatttagtgtgtcatcaaacctgaacacacacaggaggacacacacaggggagagaccgcatgtatgtggggaatgtgggaagggatttagtgtgtcatccagcctggactcacacaagaggacacacacaggggagaaaccacatGTTTgttgggaatgtgggaagggatttagtcagttatcccacctgaacacacacaagaggacacacacaggggagagaccacatgtatgtgaggaatgtgggaagggatttagtgactcatctagcctgaacacacacaagaggacacacacaggggagagaccgcatgtatgtggggaatgtgggaagggatttagtcatttattaaacctgaacatacacaagaggacacacacaggggagagaccgcatgtatgtggggaatgtgggaagggatttagtgtgtcatccagcctggacaaacacaagaggacacacacaggggagagaccacatgtatgtggggaatgtgggaagggatttagtcagttatcccacctgaacacacacacgaggacacacacgggggagaaaccgcatgtatgtggggaatgtgggaagggatttagtgatttatccagcctgatcagccacaagaggacacacacaggggagagactgcacgtatgtggggaatgtgggaaaggaTTTAGTCGGTTaaccagcctgaacacacacaagagaatacacacaggggagagaccacatgtatgtggggaatgtcagaagggatttagtcagttatccagtctggacacacacaagaggacacacacaagggagaaaccgcatgtatgtggggaatgtgggaagggatttagtgtgtcatccagcctggacacacacaagaggacacacacaggggagagaccgcatgtatgtggggaatgtgggaagggatttagtgtgtcatccagcctggacacacacaagaggacacacacaggggagagaccgcatgtatgtggggaatgtgggaagggatttagtgacttatccagcctgaggaggcacaagaggatacacacaggggagagaccgcatgtatgtggcgAATGTGGAAAGAGATTTAATCAGTTATCTAGCCtggacatacacaagaggacacacacaggggagagaccgcatgtatgtggcgaatgtgggaagggatttagtgtgtcatcaaGCCTAGACAttcacaagaggacacacacaggggagagaccgcatgtatgtggggaatgtgggaagggatttaggcatttatccagcctgaacacacacaagaggacacacacaggggagagaccgtatggatgtggggaatgtgggaagagattTAGTGAACTATCAAGCCTGAGGAAACATAagtggacacacacaggggagagacctaaagttgtgtga